A window from Chitinophaga filiformis encodes these proteins:
- a CDS encoding glycoside hydrolase family 97 protein, producing MMYKGLSITGFFLFCFSGIHAQQQYTVVSPDRSVTLTVTVGADISYSLSQDSKELIAPSVVSFKTDAEKPGAWKVSKARPGSHDGVLTPVIMQKTKTIADRYNELHLDFTNGLALEWRAYDNGIAWHWIANSKKPYKILDEQANFVMDKEGRSWYPQEDGMFSHNERKYINYKLDSLDDKKLASLPALFEVKNTKLLLTESGLFNYAGMWLRGQGGGKLKAVFPAYPREKKVTSDRDEEVSSREDYLAKIQGPQSFPWRIVMIARHDGDLLTNQLVYQLAPPATGDYSWVRPGKVQWDWWHYNNIYDVDFRAGINNDTYKYYIDFASKYGIEYVLLDEGWCDTRDLMKLTPGIDVKELVEYAKVKNVQILLWTSWLVLDKQLDMALDKFREWGVKGIKVDFMQRDDQDMVNYYEKVSKAAAARKLMVDFHGAYKPTGWLRTYPNVLTSEGVLGNEISKFADWITPQHTATLPFIRMAAGPMDFTPGGMLNVQRDNWAAVPAEPMTLGTRCNQLAMYVVFESPLQMLCDLPTHYYREPVAMEFLKTVPTTWQQTIPLHAKVGEYVALARQAPDGDWYIGAMTNWTPRELSIDLSFLPEGSYKIDSWKDGINADRNAKDCKMESGTVDNHAKLTLKLAPGGGYVARITKQ from the coding sequence ATGATGTACAAAGGCCTGTCCATAACAGGATTTTTCCTTTTTTGCTTTTCCGGAATCCATGCCCAGCAGCAATACACGGTTGTTTCTCCCGACAGATCGGTAACACTTACAGTCACCGTTGGTGCAGACATTTCCTACAGCCTTTCCCAGGACAGTAAGGAACTGATCGCTCCATCCGTCGTATCGTTCAAAACAGACGCCGAAAAACCGGGCGCCTGGAAAGTAAGCAAAGCCAGACCAGGCTCGCATGATGGTGTTCTCACGCCTGTTATTATGCAGAAGACGAAGACCATTGCCGACAGATACAATGAACTGCATCTCGACTTTACCAACGGCCTGGCGCTGGAATGGAGAGCTTATGACAACGGCATCGCCTGGCATTGGATCGCCAATAGTAAAAAGCCTTACAAGATACTGGACGAACAGGCCAATTTCGTAATGGATAAAGAAGGCCGCTCCTGGTACCCTCAGGAGGATGGCATGTTCTCCCACAACGAACGTAAATACATCAATTATAAGCTGGACAGCCTGGACGATAAGAAACTGGCCAGCCTGCCCGCCTTATTCGAAGTAAAAAATACCAAACTGCTGCTGACAGAATCCGGCCTTTTCAACTATGCCGGTATGTGGCTGCGCGGCCAGGGCGGCGGTAAATTAAAGGCTGTCTTCCCCGCTTACCCGCGTGAGAAGAAAGTAACCAGCGACAGGGATGAAGAGGTAAGTTCCCGCGAGGATTACCTGGCTAAAATACAGGGCCCGCAATCCTTTCCATGGAGGATCGTGATGATAGCCCGCCATGATGGCGACCTGCTGACCAATCAGCTGGTATACCAGCTGGCGCCGCCTGCTACCGGCGACTATAGCTGGGTAAGACCGGGGAAAGTGCAATGGGACTGGTGGCATTATAACAACATCTATGACGTAGATTTCCGCGCCGGCATCAACAACGATACCTACAAGTATTATATCGACTTCGCCTCCAAATACGGTATTGAATATGTACTGCTGGATGAAGGCTGGTGCGACACCCGCGACCTGATGAAGCTGACGCCCGGCATCGACGTTAAAGAACTGGTGGAGTACGCCAAAGTAAAGAACGTACAGATCCTGCTCTGGACCAGCTGGCTGGTGCTTGACAAACAGCTGGACATGGCATTGGATAAATTCCGGGAATGGGGCGTAAAGGGTATCAAAGTTGACTTTATGCAGCGCGATGACCAGGATATGGTCAACTATTACGAAAAGGTATCCAAAGCCGCTGCGGCCCGTAAACTGATGGTGGATTTCCATGGCGCCTACAAACCTACAGGCTGGCTCCGCACCTATCCGAATGTATTGACCTCCGAAGGTGTATTGGGCAATGAGATCAGCAAGTTTGCCGACTGGATCACGCCACAGCATACTGCTACCCTCCCCTTCATCAGGATGGCTGCCGGTCCGATGGATTTCACTCCCGGCGGCATGCTGAATGTACAGCGGGACAACTGGGCAGCCGTGCCGGCCGAGCCAATGACACTGGGTACCCGTTGTAACCAGCTGGCCATGTATGTCGTGTTTGAGAGCCCGCTGCAGATGCTGTGCGACCTGCCTACGCATTACTACCGTGAACCGGTGGCCATGGAGTTCCTGAAAACAGTGCCTACCACCTGGCAGCAAACCATTCCTTTACACGCAAAAGTGGGTGAATATGTTGCCCTTGCCAGGCAGGCTCCTGACGGCGACTGGTACATCGGTGCAATGACCAACTGGACGCCGCGCGAGCTCAGCATCGATCTTTCTTTCCTGCCTGAAGGCAGCTATAAGATCGACAGCTGGAAAGACGGGATCAATGCAGACAGGAATGCAAAAGACTGTAAAATGGAATCCGGCACTGTAGACAATCATGCTAAACTCACCTTAAAACTGGCCCCCGGCGGCGGCTATGTGGCAAGGATCACGAAGCAATAA
- a CDS encoding glycoside hydrolase family 35 protein — protein sequence MRKIVVMSALALCALTSAVSAQSKHSFTLAKKDFLLDGKPYQIISGEMHPARIPKEYWRHRIQMAKAMGCNTIAAYVFWNYHEQEEGKFDFSSENRDIAAFVKLAQQEGMWVLLRPGPYVCAEWEFGGLPPYLLRIPDIKVRCMDPRYMAATARYVKALAEQVKGLQVTNGGPILMVQVENEYGSFGNDRQYLYKLKELWEQNGINVPFYTADGPVSALLEAGTVPGAAIGLDSGSSEGDFAAAGKQNPDVPSFSSESYPGWLTHWGEKWARPDKAGIVKEVKFLMDTKRSFNLYVIHGGTNFGFTAGANSGGKGYEPDLTSYDYDAPINEQGGATEKYMALREAIGSYSKKKLPAIPAPIPAITIPDITLKPYTSIWEHLPSAVKSVQPKTFEAYGQDYGFMVYKTTLVGHKSGKLDIVELHDYATVFLNGQYVGKIDRRLGEHSIELPKSDVKDPVLEILVEGMGRINFAQALIDRKGITDRVTLNGMTLMNWEVFGLPMKSEFVQQLSPSTSAAVKPGEFFKGTFTLTSTGDTYLDMTNFRKGMVWVNGHNLGRYWEIGPQKRLYCPAPWLKKGENEIIVLDQHQLETATVKGEKTLE from the coding sequence ATGAGAAAGATTGTAGTAATGAGCGCATTGGCATTGTGCGCGCTTACCTCTGCGGTATCCGCCCAGTCAAAGCACTCTTTTACCCTCGCAAAAAAAGACTTCCTGCTGGATGGTAAGCCTTACCAGATCATCAGCGGGGAGATGCATCCGGCACGTATCCCGAAAGAATACTGGCGACACAGGATTCAAATGGCTAAAGCCATGGGATGTAATACCATCGCGGCTTATGTATTCTGGAACTATCACGAACAGGAAGAAGGCAAATTCGACTTCTCTTCAGAGAACCGGGATATCGCCGCCTTTGTGAAGCTCGCACAACAGGAAGGCATGTGGGTATTATTACGTCCGGGACCCTATGTATGTGCGGAATGGGAGTTCGGAGGTTTACCGCCTTACCTGTTGAGAATTCCGGATATCAAAGTACGTTGTATGGACCCGCGTTATATGGCGGCCACAGCGCGCTACGTAAAGGCATTGGCAGAACAGGTAAAGGGGCTGCAGGTTACAAATGGCGGCCCTATCCTGATGGTACAGGTAGAGAATGAATACGGCAGCTTTGGTAATGACAGGCAGTATTTATACAAACTGAAGGAACTGTGGGAGCAGAACGGCATTAATGTTCCATTCTACACGGCTGACGGCCCCGTATCTGCATTGCTGGAAGCAGGTACCGTACCGGGTGCAGCCATCGGACTGGATTCCGGTAGCTCGGAAGGCGATTTTGCCGCTGCCGGTAAACAGAATCCCGATGTGCCGTCGTTCAGCAGTGAGTCCTATCCCGGCTGGCTGACACACTGGGGAGAGAAATGGGCCCGTCCTGATAAAGCAGGTATCGTGAAAGAGGTGAAGTTCCTCATGGACACCAAACGCTCCTTCAATTTGTACGTGATACACGGAGGAACCAATTTCGGCTTCACTGCGGGCGCTAATTCCGGCGGCAAAGGGTATGAGCCGGACCTGACCTCTTACGACTATGATGCGCCTATAAATGAGCAGGGCGGGGCTACTGAGAAATACATGGCACTACGTGAGGCGATAGGTTCCTATAGCAAAAAGAAATTGCCTGCTATTCCGGCGCCCATCCCCGCCATCACCATCCCTGATATTACATTGAAACCATACACCAGTATATGGGAGCATCTGCCATCTGCGGTGAAATCTGTTCAGCCGAAAACATTTGAGGCTTATGGTCAGGATTATGGCTTCATGGTATATAAAACAACGCTTGTCGGTCATAAGAGTGGTAAGCTGGACATCGTTGAACTGCACGACTACGCAACGGTATTCCTGAACGGGCAATATGTGGGAAAGATAGACCGACGCCTGGGAGAGCACAGCATCGAACTGCCTAAATCAGATGTGAAAGATCCTGTACTGGAAATACTGGTGGAAGGAATGGGACGTATCAACTTTGCACAGGCCCTGATAGATCGCAAGGGTATTACCGACCGTGTAACCCTGAACGGCATGACGCTGATGAACTGGGAAGTATTCGGCTTACCGATGAAGAGCGAATTTGTACAGCAACTATCACCTTCAACATCTGCAGCGGTGAAACCAGGCGAGTTCTTTAAAGGTACCTTTACGCTGACCAGCACCGGAGACACTTACCTGGACATGACGAATTTCAGGAAAGGCATGGTATGGGTAAACGGGCATAACCTGGGGCGTTACTGGGAGATCGGTCCGCAGAAAAGATTGTACTGCCCTGCGCCATGGCTGAAGAAAGGAGAGAATGAGATCATTGTGCTGGATCAGCATCAGCTGGAAACTGCGACGGTGAAAGGAGAGAAGACGCTGGAATAA